ttatgagagaaaatattattAATGCAGTTATTTTGGGGTATCTTCTTAAAATACAATATATGCTCAAATGTGAGGAAGCTATTGTGGCAAGTCCTTCTTTAACATGAGGAATGtaataagattttttgtttgtttcacaaCAGAACTAGAAAGTCAACAGAAAATCTTCTGGAGAAAGCTTTATGAATTTAAACAATGCCAGAATGCTAACTATCAAAAATTTCACCTCACTCCTCAACCAGGTACTCACACAGGTGAGATATCATATGAACGTAATGCATGTGAAAATGCTTCCTACCAAAAGTCAAAACTCActatgcatcagagaactcataccAATGAGAAACctaatgaatgtgggaaatctTTTGTTGCCAAGTCACATCTTAATAGACAGAGAACCCATTCAGATGAGAAGCCACATAAATGTAATGAATGTTATAAAGCTTTTATCTACAAGTCACAGCTCACTACACAccagagaactcatacaggtgaaaggccttatgaatgtaatgaatgtgggaaagctttcatcttcAAGTCACAGCTCGCTACACACCAGAGAAcccatacaggtgagaagccctatgaatgtaatgaatgtgggaaagctttccttTCCAAGTCAAATCTTAATAAACATCAGAGAAtccatacaggtgagaagccgtacaaatgtaataaatgtgggaaagctttcatcttcAAGTCACAGCTCACTATGCACCATAGAACTCATACAGGCaagaaaccatatgaatgtaatgaatgtgggaaggCCTTCATCTTCAATTCAAAACTCACTATACACCAGAGGAcccatacaggtgagaaaccatatgaatgtaatgagtGTGGAAAAGCTTTCTTCCAGAAATCACATCTTTCTATGCATCAGAGAAAACATACAggggagaagccatatgaatgtatt
This genomic interval from Jaculus jaculus isolate mJacJac1 chromosome 16, mJacJac1.mat.Y.cur, whole genome shotgun sequence contains the following:
- the LOC101617816 gene encoding zinc finger protein OZF-like: MELVSFEDVAVDFNRQEWQHLGVVQRNLYKDVMLENYHSLVFLGNCRIKPELIFKLEHGFAPWTGAEKSIQKLPELESQQKIFWRKLYEFKQCQNANYQKFHLTPQPGTHTGEISYERNACENASYQKSKLTMHQRTHTNEKPNECGKSFVAKSHLNRQRTHSDEKPHKCNECYKAFIYKSQLTTHQRTHTGERPYECNECGKAFIFKSQLATHQRTHTGEKPYECNECGKAFLSKSNLNKHQRIHTGEKPYKCNKCGKAFIFKSQLTMHHRTHTGKKPYECNECGKAFIFNSKLTIHQRTHTGEKPYECNECGKAFFQKSHLSMHQRKHTGEKPYECIECGKAFFQKAHLSIHQRTHTGEKPYECAECGKAFISNSSLTMHQRTHTGEKPHECAECGKAFFQKAQLSMHQRTHTGEKPYECNECGKAFIFKSNLTIHHRTHSGEKPYECNECGKAFLSKSNLNKHQRIHTGEYL